The following proteins come from a genomic window of Drosophila sulfurigaster albostrigata strain 15112-1811.04 chromosome X, ASM2355843v2, whole genome shotgun sequence:
- the LOC133848148 gene encoding mitochondrial import inner membrane translocase subunit TIM50-C: protein MSMAPAKPVIQLMRLNAPRASLHTFANRFRRTFALNNQSSSSLPSPSPLLLSQSTSGAIHTYKAKQSNSWLNSSRAYSKAKDQAATPETGAAAPLLSKLFPQTAPDADGGAEQERKKREEDEAKENERAWKRMKLGFAIFGGGGFAAALWGIYEFGKPEVDAEGQTIEDEFTNKPLVQQYLQRMWKSLHYYQKMIQEPSREKLLPDPLKHPYVQPRYTLVLEMKDVLVHPDWTYQTGWRFKKRPGVDHFLQECAKDFEIVVFTAEQGMTVFPILDALDPNGFIMYRLVRDATHFVDGHHVKNLDNLNRDLRRVIVVDWDNNATKMHPDNTFGIARWHGNDDDAQLLDLIAFLKIIAQNDVDDVREVLHYYRQFEDPISQFRENQRKLAEQMQEAERIEQTKTKPMVKQWSRNIMGR from the exons ATGAGCATGGCGCCAGCAAAGCCAGTGATACAGCTAATGCGTTTAAATGCTCCACGTGCTTCCCTTCACACATTCGCCAACCGCTTTCGGCGCACATTCGCATTGAATAAtcagtcgtcgtcgtcgttgccgtcgccttcgccgttgttgttgtcgcagtcAACGTCTGGCgcaatacacacatacaaggcGAAGCAGTCCAACAGCTGGTTGAACAGCAGCCGTGCCTACAGCAAGGCAA AGGATCAAGCTGCAACACCAGAGACCGGAGCAGCGGCACCATTGCTCTCGAAGCTTTTCCCACAAACGGCACCCGATGCAGACGGTGGTGCAGAGCAGGAGCGCAAGAAGCGCGAGGAGGATGAGGCTAAGGAAAATGAACGTGCCTGGAAGCGCATGAAATTGGg ttttgccatttttggaGGCGGCGGCTTTGCGGCCGCACTGTGGGGCATCTATGAGTTTGGCAAACCGGAGGTGGATGCAGAGGGCCAGACGATTGAGGATGAGTTCACAAATAAGCCGCTGGTGCAGCAATATTTGCAGCGTATGTGGAAATCATTGCATTACTATCAGAAAATGATACAGGAGCCGTCGCGTGAAAAGCTCTTGCCCGATCCCCTCAAGCATCCGTATGTGCAGCCACGCTACACATTGGTGCTGGAGATGAAGGATGTGCTGGTGCATCCGGATTGGACATACCAGACTGGCTGGCGTTTCAAGAAGCGTCCGGGCGTCGATCACTTTTTGCAGGAGTGTGCCAAagattttgaaattgttgtcTTTACCGCCGAACAGGGCATGACCGTGTTTCCCATATTGGATGCCCTCGATCCCAATGGTTTCATCATGTATCGTCTGGTGCGAGATGCAACGCATTTCGTTGATGGACATCACGTCAAGAATTTGGACAACTTGAATCGTGATTTGCGTCGT GTTATTGTTGTGGATTGGGATAACAATGCCACCAAGATGCATCCGGATAACACATTCGGCATTGCACGCTGGCATGGCAATGACGACGATGCCCAGCTGCTCGACTTGATTGCCTTCTTAAAGA TCATTGCCCAAAACGATGTGGATGATGTGCGTGAGGTTCTGCACTATTATCGTCAGTTCGAGGATCCCATCAGTCAGTTCCGGGAGAATCAACGCAAGCTCGCCGAGCAAATGCAGGAGGCTGAGCGCATCGAGCAGACGAAAACCAAGCCGATGGTTAAACAATGGTCACGCAACATCATGGGACGCTGA
- the LOC133849384 gene encoding COMM domain-containing protein 3: MATATQSSTSNANSEDANNSGLLSATVVAGLQNLGTTLNAAISKTLIANSMKLTLHPDAIIAPVPEIYATNAASAKQSEYAVVTLYAVATKHGWDSGTLRQQLEAHGLHASALDELTRVYEDNRKELVLRQLQLGHNFPHITDVQWRIVCDVKSSTSGSSSGAPHFHINLGQYRQSSGERVTIVEFMCNAEELHSLINRLKDIERHCNQVAIT; this comes from the exons ATGGCTACCGCAACGCAGTCTTCCACATCTAACGCAAACTCAGAAGATGCCAACAACAGTGGCCTGCTCTCCGCCACAGTTGTGGCCGGTCTACAGAATTTGGGCACCACACTAAACGCAGCCATCAGCAAAACACTTATTGCCAATTCAATGAAATTGACACTCCATCCAGATGCAA TTATTGCACCAGTGCCAGAAATATATGCAACGAACGCTGCCAGCGCCAAACAGAGTGAATATGCTGTAGTTACGCTCTATGCGGTAGCCACCAAACATGGATGGGACAGTGGAACGCTGCGCCAGCAGCTTGAAGCTCATGGGCTACATGCCAGCGCACTGGATGAGCTGACGCGCGTCTATGAGGACAATCGCAAGGAGCTGGTGCTGCGTCAACTGCAGTTGGGTCACAATTTTCCACACATCACCGATGTGCAGTGGCGCATCGTTTGCGATGTGAAATCCTCGACTTCCGGCAGTAGCAGTGGTGCCCCGCATTTCCACATCAATCTGGGGCAGTATCGCCAGAGTAGCGGCGAGCGTGTCACCATTGTGGAGTTCATGTGCAATGCCGAGGAGCTACATTCGCTGATTAATCGGCTAAAGGACATTGAAAGACACTGCAATCAGGTGGCCATCACTTAA
- the LOC133849383 gene encoding RING finger protein vilya codes for MDKDKENKPVDMHRAMRMWIHCNCCFVHFVDRENILFLLACNHFICNKCVTAKLGRTPADAATYTCPICKRLVRARVVNNALPRNIKDLLHPSPWNDGLQHEEIDNFQKAHQKSLEQQIARKEREVIKLDKDLELAQKIIRKHYFDHQQLRMERKQLEFQVQKVQRQAQLRKEEAKQRIIRQRTTSPNDRLAASRRTTTTINSMQQIKRKRSESVEPQKHQESNGITSFVHYNNHSFEL; via the exons ATGGATAAGGATAAGGAAAATAAACCAGTTGATATGCATAGGGCAATGCGCATGTGGATACactgcaattgttgttttgtgcaCTTCGTGGATCGCgagaatatattatttttattggcttGCAATCATTTCATCTGTAATAAATGTGTAACCGCGAAATTGGGACGCACTCCCGCAGATGCTGCTACATACACTTGCCCCATCTGTAAAAGATTGGTGCGAGCACGCGTGGTGAACAATGCGTTGCCTAGAAATATCAAGGACTTATTGCATCCTTCACCATGGAACGATGGGCTGCAGCATGAAGAAATTGATAATTTTCAGAAAGCACATCAAAAAAGTCTCGAACAGCAAATAGCGAGAAAG GAAAgggaagttattaaattggATAAGGATTTGGAGTTGGCGCAGAAAATCATTCGTAAGCATTACTTTGATCACCAGCAGCTGCGTATGGAACGCAAGCAGCTCGAGTTCCAGGTACAAAAAGTGCAACGTCAGGCTCAACTTCGCAAAGAAGAGGCAAAGCAGCG CATAATACGTCAAAGAACGACTTCGCCAAATGATAGGTTGGCGGCATccagaagaacaacaacaacaatcaacagtATGCAGCAAATAAAGCGAAAACGATCAGAATCTGTTGAGCCGCAAAAACATCAAGAATCAAACGGCATTACCAGTTTTGTACATTATAATAATCATTCATTCGAATTGTAA
- the LOC133849381 gene encoding cobalamin trafficking protein CblD, giving the protein MSRTLSRLFGRCLISNAHAKPLQDNTMRTVLSVKPIQIACSSIVFYSKRNGPPSDAGESFKTVTKSRRVDNDDTNILEGEPNWELTSKRHNRFYLPNAIGPAWQGDTSTVGLMEPLAQLVNFFKDDNVDRSRLEFSCCQCPTLIRDSIFELFPVRAIGQRDYAITLLTLSYEGDIEQGAAKFVLAAREISDRLMSLGYWSDFLNPFSGRPYFLPRDASILYKQDSRFRGVNMRLSNYNDCVLIAPEENDKTCFSGTIFCTAPNNYPMLVELLAPTEFQMRVAPDPE; this is encoded by the exons ATGTCGCGTACACTGAGTCGTTTATTTGGACGCTGTTTAATAAGCAATGCACATGCGAAGCCCCTGCAGGATAACACGATGCGCACCGTGCTCAGCGTGAAGCCAATACAAATCGCCTGCTCCTCCATCGTCTTCTACTCAAAGCGCAACGGTCCGCCGTCCGATGCGGGCGAGTCATTTAAAACTGTCACTAAGTCGCGCAGAGTCGATAATG ATGACACGAACATCTTGGAGGGCGAACCTAATTGGGAGCTGACATCGAAGCGTCACAATCGCTTTTATTTACCAAATGCCATTGGACCTGCCTGGCAGGGCGACACATCGACCGTCGGTTTGATGGAGCCACTAGCCCAACTAGTCAATTTCTTCAAGGACGACAATGTGGATCGATCACGCCTAGAGTTCTCGTGCTGTCAGTGTCCAACATTGATACGCGACTCAATCTTTGAGCTGTTTCCAGTGCGTGCAATTGGACAGCGCGATTATGCCATCACACTGCTCACACTCAGCTACGAGGGCGATATTGAACAAGGCGCAGCCAAG TTTGTGCTGGCCGCTAGAGAAATAAGTGATCGCTTAATGTCATTGGGCTACTGGTCGGACTTTTTGAATCCGTTCAGCGGACGACCATATTTTCTGCCACGAGATGCCTCCATATTGTACAAACAAGACTCACGCTTTCGTGGCGTCAATATGCGATTATCCAATTATAATGACTGCGTTCTTATTGCACCCGAGGAGAATGACAAGACATGTTTCTCGGGCACCATCTTTTGCACAGCGCCCAACAATTATCCCATGCTGGTGGAGCTGCTAGCGCCCACAGAGTTTCAAATGCGTGTGGCACCCGATCCCGAATGA
- the LOC133849378 gene encoding dihydropyrimidine dehydrogenase [NADP(+)] — MSPPALLSKDTPDIEDLLALNPRVKTHCSVVPTKQTKENKKHWKRNADHMAAPCTTLANNFEDIKHTTLSERGALEEASRCLKCADAPCQKSCPTQLDIKHFISCIANKNFYGAAKAIFSDNPLGLTCGMVCPTSDLCVGGCNLQASEAGPINIGGLQQFATDVFKQMGVHQRRSPHQPKLAQPNKKIALLGGGPASLSCATFLARLGYEDITIYERRSYLGGLSAAEIPQYRLPIDVVNFEIDLVKDLGVKFELNRALSTKDLTINGLLSSGHDAVYVGIGLPEPKLEPMFNGLDIAAGFYSSKNFLPLVSDGSKPGLCACKSGQALPKLYGNVIVLGAGDTAFDCATSALRCGARRVFVVFRKGTTGVRAVPEEVDLAREERCELMPYLSPRKVIVKDGQITAMEFCRTEQNDQDEWVEDEEQTVRLKANFVISAFGSGLQDIEVRDALAPLQFRSGLPVVDRQTMQSSVPQVFLGGDLAGVANTTVESVNDGKVAAWSIHCQLQGLPLDTPAALPLFYTDIDAVDISVEMCGLKFENPFGLASAPPTTSAAMIRRAFEQGWGFVVTKTFGLDKDLVTNVSPRIVRGTTSGYRYGPQQGCFLNIELISEKRAEYWLRSIGELKRDFPEKIIIASIMCSYNEADWTELATAAEKSGADALELNLSCPHGMGESGMGLACGQEPKLVEDISRWVRRAVKVPFFIKLTPNITDITSIAAAAQRGGADGGSAINTVQGLMSLKADATAWPAIGKEQRTTYGGVSGNATRPIGLRAVSEIARKLPGFAILGIGGIDSGEVALQFLQAGATVLQICSSVQNQDFTVIDDYCSSLRALLYLKANPAPVNGAFWDGQSPPTPVHQKGKPVVHLTGEGSNKTLGFFGPYQKQRDIKLSDLRKKQGAFWDAEQAAQTNGDIADKPSKAAPKVADVVGAALPRIGAYKSLDNKQQKVALINDDMCINCGKCYMTCADSGYQAIEFDKDTHLPHVNDDCTGCTLCVSVCPIIDCIRMEPKQIPHVIKRGLEQKTTYYTHALSPSQ; from the exons ATGAGTCCACCGGCCTTGCTGAGCAAAGACACGCCCGACATTGAG GATCTGTTGGCACTGAATCCGCGCGTGAAGACGCATTGCAGCGTGGTGCCCACGAAGCAGACGAAGGAGAACAAGAAGCACTGGAAGCGCAATGCGGATCATATGGCTGCCCCCTGCACCACGTTGGCCAACAACTTTGAGGACATTAAGCACACAACGTTGTCGGAACGTGGCGCTCTCGAGGAGGCGTCCCGTTGCCTCAAGTGCGCGGACGCACCGTGCCAGAAATCGTGTCCCACGCAGCTGGACATTAAGCACTTCATTTCGTGCATTGCCAACAAGAATTTCTATGGCGCCGCCAAAGCGATCTTCTCGGACAATCCGCTCGGTTTGACCTGCGGCATGGTTTGTCCCACCTCCGATCTGTGCGTGGGCGGATGCAATTTGCAGGCATCCGAGGCGGGACCGATTAATATCGGGGGACTGCAGCAATTTGCCACCGATGTGTTCAAGCAGATGGGCGTCCATCAACGGCGTTCGCCTCATCAGCCAAAGCTCGCGCAGCCCAACAAGAAGATTGCCCTGCTGGGCGGCGGCCCGGCATCGTTGTCCTGCGCCACATTCCTGGCGCGTTTGGGCTACGAGGACATCACGATCTATGAGCGACGCAGCTATTTGGGTGGCCTCAGCGCCGCTGAAATTCCGCAGTATCGTCTGCCCATCGATGTGGTCAACTTTGAGATTGATCTCGTCAAGGATTTGGGTGTGAAGTTCGAACTGAATCGTGCACTCAGCACCAAAGATTTGACCATCAAT GGTTTACTGTCGTCGGGACATGATGCTGTCTATGTGGGCATTGGTCTGCCCGAACCCAAGCTGGAGCCCATGTTCAATGGCCTAGACATTGCCGCGGGCTTCTACAGCTCCAAGAACTTTTTGCCGCTGGTCTCCGATGGCTCGAAGCCTGGACTTTGCGCCTGCAAGTCCGGCCAGGCTCTGCCCAAGCTCTATGGCAATGTGATTGTCCTGGGTGCCGGTGACACCGCCTTCGATTGCGCCACCTCAGCGCTGCGTTGCGGCGCTCGACGCGTCTTTGTCGTCTTCCGCAAGGGCACAACAGGGGTGCGTGCCGTGCCCGAGGAGGTGGATTTGGCACGCGAAGAACGCTGCGAGCTGATGCCTTACTTGAGTCCGCGCAAGGTGATTGTCAAGGACGGTCAGATAACGGCCATGGAGTTCTGTCGCACCGAGCAGAACGATCAGGACGAATGGGTGGAGGATGAGGAGCAAACGGTGCGCTTGAAGGCCAACTTTGTCATCTCTGCCTTCGGTTCGGGACTGCAGGATATCGAGGTGCGTGATGCCTTGGCTCCTTTGCAATTCCGTTCCGGTTTGCCGGTCGTCGATCGCCAGACCATGCAGAGCAGTGTGCCACAAGTGTTCCTGGGCGGCGATTTGGCTGGCGTAGCCAATACGACCGTCGAGTCGGTGAACGATGGCAAGGTGGCTGCCTGGAGCATTCACTGTCAGCTGCAGGGTTTGCCCCTCGATACGCCAGCGGCTTTGCCCCTGTTCTACACGGACATTGATGCCGTCGATATTTCCGTGGAGATGTGCGGCCTGAAATTCGAGAACCCCTTCGGCTTGGCCTCTGCACCGCCCACCACAAGTGCGGCTATGATTAGACGCGCCTTTGAGCAGGGCTGGGGATTTGTGGTCACCAAGACATTTGGTCTCGACAAGGATCTGGTGACGAATGTCTCGCCGCGTATTGTGCGCGGCACCACGTCCGGTTATCGTTATGGACCACAGCAGGGCTGCTTCCTCAACATTGAGCTCATTTCGGAGAAACGTGCTGAGTACTGGTTGCGTTCCATTGGCGAGCTGAAGCGTGACTTTCCCGAGAAGATCATCATTGCCAGCATCATGTGCAGCTACAACGAGGCTGACTGGACAGAGTTGGCCACCGCAGCGGAGAAATCCGGTGCCGATGCACTCGAGCTGAATTTATCGTGTCCTCATGGCATGGGTGAGAGTGGCATGGGATTGGCTTGCGGCCAGGAGCCGAAGCTTGTCGAGGACATTTCGCGCTGGGTGCGCCGGGCGGTCAAGGTGCCGTTCTTTATCAAACTCACGCCCAACATCACAGACATCACCTCGATTGCGGCGGCCGCTCAACGCGGTGGCGCCGATGGCGGTTCCGCGATCAATACGGTGCAGGGTCTGATGAGTCTGAAGGCAGATGCCACCGCTTGGCCAGCCATTGGCAAGGAGCAACGCACCACATATGGCGGCGTCTCGGGCAACGCCACGCGTCCCATTGGCTTGCGTGCCGTCTCTGAGATCGCGCGCAAGTTGCCAGGATTCGCAATTCTGGGCATTGGCGGCATCGATTCCGGTGAGGTGgcattgcaatttttgcagGCGGGCGCCACAGTGCTGCAGATCTGTTCGTCGGTGCAGAATCAAGATTTCACCGTCATCGATGACTATTGCAGCAGCCTGCGGGCGCTGCTCTACCTTAAGGCGAATCCGGCACCAGTGAATGGCGCCTTCTGGGATGGCCAATCGCCACCAACACCAGTGCATCAGAAGGGCAAGCCGGTGGTGCATTTGACTGGCGAGGGCAGCAACAAGACATTGGGCTTCTTTGGTCCATATCAGAAGCAGCGCGACATCAAATTGTCGGACTTGCGCAAGAAGCAGGGCGCCTTCTGGGATGCCGAGCAGGCAGCTCAAACAAATGGCGACATCGCTGACAAGCCCAGCAAGGCGGCGCCCAAGGTGGCGGACGTTGTGGGCGCTGCACTGCCACGCATTGGCGCCTATAAGAGTTTGGACAATAAGCAACAGAAAGTGGCGCTCATTAATGAC GACATGTGCATCAACTGCGGCAAGTGCTATATGACGTGCGCTGATTCCGGCTATCAGGCCATTGAGTTCGACAAGGACACACATTTGCCACACGTCAACGACGACTGCACCGGCTGCACACTGTGCGTCTCTGTCTGTCCCATCATCGATTGCATACG tATGGAGCCCAAGCAAATTCCTCATGTCATCAAGCGCGGATTGGAGCAGAAGACCACATACTACACACATGCCCTTAGCCCAAGTCAATAG
- the LOC133849379 gene encoding zinc finger protein 19, whose protein sequence is MSGNKAGVVLNCRTCTRACKEYKSLQDEIEIGPEGSTTLANMLNYCSSLSFEPQDGAAMPQHICMHCLQLLEQAFNFKRMVIDSDELLRLGLEEVDNNNANSSHNYNNSNSAAAAAANQEYVVIELLGGNGANEAEAVASAKGSNSGPHHVTALMEAYNQQPEPGQKYVVEEVTETEVDELDTETDDPIESLGDFQPADIEYVTIKSEYDSQVEEEEIEAEAEPEQDEDELLEAEEDDDIEVMDEAPQLEMVSEQMQLQMLDDQMVIISGEEQIDEVIGEVDADDILDIEREEHLLTGDSEEGEDYLDGCMDETTGNVVVSASQQQQATTGNAGGEVLPHVCHVCNKAFRQQCRLNQHLRSHVDEKLYTCEVCGKKLKHLRNYKEHMMTHTNVKPHQCPVCERFYRTTSSLAAHMRTHAEDKPYKCDQCGRSYAAFDHLRRHKLTHTGERPYACDLCDKAYYDSSSLRQHKISHTGEKAFTCEICGVGLSQKSGYKKHMLVHSGEKPHKCPICGRAFTFTSNLNAHVRLHSGEKPFKCDKCMKAFPTKKRLNSHMRVHNKEAPVTATISSSVGDGGGGTTNSTAQSQQQQSERVTTVAGRRTVMSASAMPDVSDQQVSTSKVVVVL, encoded by the exons ATGAGCGGCAACAAAGCGGGCGTGGTGTTAAATTGCCGCACATGCACCCGGGCATGTAAAGAATACAAATCGCTGCAGGATGAGATCGAGATTGGGCCCGAGGGCAGCACAACGCTGGCGAATATGCTAAACTATTGCTCCAGCTTGTCCTTTGAGCCGCAAGATGGCGCCGCAATGCCACAGCACATTTGCATGCATTGTTTGCAATTGTTGGAGCAAGCGTTCAATTTCAAGCGCATGGTCATCGATTCGGACGAACTTTTGCGTTTGGGCCTCGAGGAggtggacaacaacaatgccaacagcagccacaactataataacagtaacagtgctgccgctgccgctgccaatCAAGAATATGTTGTGATCGAGCTGCTGGGCGGCAACGGCGCCAATGAGGCTGAAGCGGTGGCCTCAGCGAAAGGCAGCAACTCGGGTCCACATCATGTGACCGCTCTTATGGAGGCATACAACCAACAGCCGGAGCCGGGACAGAAATACGTGGTCGAGGAGGTCACCGAGACGGAGGTGGATGAGTTGGACACAGAAACCGATGATCCCATTGAGTCTTTGGGAGACTTTCAGCCTGCTGACATTGAGTATGTGACCATTAAAAGTGAATACGATTCTCAGGTggaggaggaagagatcgaggcCGAGGCCGAACCTGAGCAGGACGAAGACGAGCTACTGGAGGCCGAGGAGGACGATGACATTGAGGTAATGGATGAGGCGCCACAGCTAGAAATGGTCAGCGAGCAAATGCAGCTGCAGATGCTCGACGATCAAATGGTCATCATATCGGGCGAAGAACAAATAGATGAGGTAATTGGCGAAGTTGATGCCGATGACATCCTGGACATTGAGCGCGAAGAGCACTTG TTGACTGGCGATAGCGAGGAGGGTGAAGATTACCTTGACGGTTGCATGGACGAAACGACCGGCAATGTCGTTGTCTCCGCctcccagcagcagcaggcaacaacTGGTAATGCTGGCGGCGAAGTACTGCCCCATGTGTGTCATGTGTGCAACAAAGCCTTCCGCCAACAGTGTCGCCTCAATCAGCACCTGCGCTCCCACGTCGACGAGAAGCTTTACACGTGTGAAGTGTGCGGCAAGAAGCTCAAACATCTGCGCAACTATAAGGAGCACATGATGACGCACACAAATGTGAAGCCCCATCAGTGCCCCGTCTGTGAACGCTTCTATCGGACCACCTCCAGCCTGGCGGCGCACATGCGCACCCATGCCGAGGACAAGCCGTATAAATGCGATCAATGCGGACGCAGCTATGCGGCCTTCGATCATCTGCGTCGTCACAAACTGACGCACACCGGAGAGCGGCCGTATGCGTGTGATTTGTGCGACAAGGCGTACTACGATTCATCCTCGTTGCGGCAACATAAAATCAGTCATACGGGCGAGAAGGCGTTCACCTGTGAGATCTGCGGCGTTGGCCTATCCCAGAAGTCTGGCTACAAGAAGCACATGCTTGTGCATTCCGGCGAAAAGCCGCACAAATGTCCGATCTGTGGACGCGCCTTTACCTTCACCAGCAATCTGAATGCCCATGTGCGATTGCATTCGGGCGAAAAGCCCTTCAAGTGTGACAAATGCATGAAGGCATTCCCAACAAAGAAGCGCCTCAATAGCCATATGCGTGTCCACAACAAGGAGGCGCCCGTCACTgccaccatcagcagcagcgtcggcgatggcggcggcggcacaACCAATAGCACAGCACagtcgcagcaacagcagtcggAACGGGTAACAACGGTCGCTGGACGTCGCACGGTGATGAGCGCAAGCGCAATGCCTGATGTCAGTGATCAGCAGGTGTCCACATCCAAGGTTGTTGTAGTCCTctaa
- the LOC133848149 gene encoding zinc finger protein draculin produces the protein MSTTLSHQDIINDDEPDPRNCRTCNVLTTRYLSLYEPYTHAGELTTLAALLSNCANLEILQSERFLPRHMCEQCVELLLQFCDFQRMVLRTDFKLRKRHAHTQRKVNASQLSKCLAEQQIEEDAAATADEYVYVLEETVDSIVSEQRLDTSSPKVELFEVDFEPEEKYVEEQHEQEEEETSIATVKTEESNIKQRSQHRRKSYNPALQCPMCSKQLSTSNSFKYHMQLHGEDRPYVCNICGDSFKTRNAYDGHATLHNPNNPNKCRTCGKTYRQASSLRSHLLSHTGVKPFTCDICGKGLTQKSGYKKHMLTHTGEKPHTCDSCGRSFRYSSNLIAHKRSHSRKVSAVDQQKAQLE, from the exons ATGTCAACAACTTTGTCACATCAGGACATTATAAATGACGACGAACCGGATCCACGCAATTGTCGAACCTGCAATGTATTAACCACCCGCTACTTATCGCTATACGAGCCCTACACGCACGCCGGCGAACTGACAACGCTAGCAGCGCTGCTGAGCAACTGCGCCAACCTGGAGATTTTACAATCGGAGCGCTTTCTGCCCAGGCACATGTGCGAGCAATGTGTGGAGCTACTACTGCAGTTCTGCGACTTCCAACGCATGGTATTGCGCACAGATTTCAAGCTACGCAAACGTCATGCGCATACCCAGAGAAAAGTGAATGCGTCGCAGTTGTCCAAGTGTTTGGCAGAGCAGCAAATAGAGGAGGATGCGGCTGCCACTGCGGAtgaatatgtgtatgtgctgGAAGAGACGGTCGACAGCATAGTGTCCGAGCAGCGTCTCGATACCTCGTCGCCCAAAGTGGAACTGTTTGAGGTTGACTTCGAGCCGGAAGAGAAGTATGTAGAGGAACAGCACGAACAAGAGGAGGAAGAAACTTCAATAGCTACAGTGAAGACAGAGGAAAGCAATATCAAACAACGCTCCCAGCATCGACGTAAATCCTATAATCCCGCTCTACAATGTCCG atgtGCAGCAAGCAGCTGAGCACGAGTAACTCCTTTAAGTATCACATGCAATTGCATGGCGAGGATCGTCCCTATGTGTGTAACATTTGTGGCGATTCATTCAAGACACGCAACGCCTACGATGGCCATGCAACGCTCCATAATCCCAACAATCCCAACAAATGCCGAACGTGCGGCAAAACGTATCGTCAGGCCTCCTCGCTGCGTTCCCATCTCTTGAGCCACACCGGCGTCAAGCCCTTCACCTGCGACATATGCGGCAAGGGTTTAACTCAAAAGTCCGGCTACAAAAAGCACATGCTGACGCACACCGGCGAGAAGCCTCACACCTGCGACAGCTGTGGACGCAGCTTTCGCTACTCCAGCAATTTGATTGCCCACAAACGTTCGCATTCCCGCAAAGTTAGTGCCGTCGATCAACAAAAGGCGCAGCTCGAATAA
- the LOC133849382 gene encoding neuferricin homolog: MFGLSYRLALILIIVAVLAKVYQRQIVEIFEIAAARYLDYATTKDGESVAVEFTETRGSVLLLTPEELATYNGEQGRPIYLALLGAVFDVSRGIKHYGPGCSYNFFVGRDASVSFVTGEFENYDPETADDVLSLKGSSLLELAKWQQFYEKDYEYKGKLIGRFYDKNGKKTTYHQKYLALLDQAERAKAEIDELRNKYPGCNIEWSEAKGTRVWCTPTSGDGKPREWSGFPRKLYNRDNKNFHCACVPEAELDDPMFKSYDNCDPNADECFYRV; the protein is encoded by the coding sequence ATGTTTGGTTTAAGTTATCGattagctttaatattaataattgtggCTGTGCTGGCGAAAGTTTACCAGCGACAAATTGTCGAGATATTTGAAATTGCAGCTGCGCGGTATTTAGACTACGCCACCACAAAGGATGGCGAAAGTGTCGCAGTTGAGTTTACAGAAACACGCGGCTCCGTTCTCCTCCTAACACCCGAAGAGTTGGCCACGTATAACGGGGAGCAAGGTCGTCCCATCTATTTGGCACTGCTCGGCGCCGTCTTTGATGTGTCACGCGGCATTAAGCACTATGGACCCGGCTGTAGCTATAATTTCTTCGTTGGTCGCGATGCATCCGTATCGTTTGTAACTGGCGAATTCGAGAATTATGATCCCGAAACGGCGGATGATGTGCTCAGCTTGAAGGGAAGCAGTCTTCTTGAGCTGGCAAAATGGCAGCAGTTCTATGAGAAGGATTATGAGTACAAGGGCAAGCTGATTGGACGTTTCTATGACAAGAATGGCAAGAAAACAACATATCATCAAAAGTATCTGGCACTCTTGGATCAAGCTGAACGGGCAAAGGCCGAAATCGATGAGCTGCGCAACAAATATCCTGGCTGTAATATCGAATGGTCGGAAGCGAAGGGCACCCGCGTCTGGTGCACACCAACGAGTGGCGATGGCAAGCCAAGGGAGTGGAGCGGATTCCCAAGGAAACTATATAACCGCGACAATAAGAATTTCCACTGCGCTTGCGTCCCTGAAGCGGAGTTAGATGACCCCATGTTCAAATCGTACGACAACTGTGATCCTAATGCTGACGAATGCTTTTATCGTGTGTAA